The following are encoded in a window of Geobacter metallireducens GS-15 genomic DNA:
- a CDS encoding B12-binding domain-containing radical SAM protein, with protein sequence MKVLFIHPFGSNWLGTGTDITTIFNLMPPLGLLSIAAFLEARGIGTEVIDCYATPMPAETLVAEVIRRRPDVVGFSCTTSSFLEGYSIAERIKEKAPGITTVFGGAHACSVGVGLLDTFPAIDYLVIGEGEQTFFELVTNLDHGGSGIPGVGYRENGKGVISALREHIANLDDLPFPAYHRLPQFPKRYILPLFSYPKAPNTSIISSRGCPYQCSYCDRSVFSRGFRFNSPEYIVEHLKMLNRDYGIRHVFFYDDLFTTDRARVARFCELKERERLPVTYNCIARLEHVDAELLRLLKRSGCWQVNFGIESGDPEVIKKHRKFYGLDEVQRKLQLVRDTGMRVKGLFMVGLPGETEESIRRTIDYALALPLDEINVTKFTPFPGAPLYATIREQGEFDENWPLMNCLNFVFVPHGMTREQLEGLYNEFISRFYRRSRIHWGYTKMLWKSPHSVATFLRHLPEILAFELKQKW encoded by the coding sequence GTGAAGGTCCTCTTCATCCATCCCTTCGGCAGCAACTGGCTGGGGACCGGAACCGATATAACCACCATCTTCAATCTCATGCCCCCCCTGGGGTTGCTCAGCATAGCCGCCTTTCTTGAGGCCCGGGGAATCGGCACCGAAGTCATCGACTGCTATGCCACGCCGATGCCGGCTGAAACCCTGGTGGCCGAGGTAATCCGCCGCCGCCCGGATGTGGTGGGCTTTTCCTGCACCACGTCGTCATTCCTTGAAGGCTACTCCATTGCCGAAAGGATCAAGGAAAAGGCCCCCGGCATCACGACGGTCTTCGGCGGCGCCCATGCCTGCTCCGTAGGCGTTGGGCTGCTGGACACCTTCCCGGCCATCGACTACCTGGTGATCGGCGAAGGGGAACAGACTTTTTTCGAACTGGTGACCAACCTGGACCACGGTGGAAGCGGCATACCCGGCGTCGGCTACCGGGAGAACGGCAAGGGAGTCATCAGTGCCCTCCGCGAGCATATCGCCAACCTTGACGACCTCCCCTTCCCGGCCTACCACCGTCTTCCCCAGTTCCCCAAACGCTACATCCTTCCCCTCTTCAGCTATCCGAAGGCGCCGAACACCAGCATCATCTCCAGCCGGGGCTGCCCCTACCAGTGCTCCTACTGCGACCGCTCGGTCTTCTCCCGGGGATTCCGCTTCAACTCGCCGGAGTACATCGTCGAGCACCTGAAAATGTTGAACCGCGACTACGGGATCCGCCACGTCTTTTTCTATGACGACCTCTTCACCACCGACCGCGCCCGGGTAGCCCGTTTCTGCGAACTGAAGGAACGGGAACGGCTACCGGTGACCTACAACTGCATCGCCCGCCTGGAGCATGTGGACGCGGAACTGCTGCGGCTCCTCAAACGCTCCGGCTGCTGGCAGGTCAATTTCGGCATCGAGTCGGGGGATCCGGAGGTAATCAAGAAGCACCGCAAGTTCTACGGCCTGGACGAGGTACAGCGGAAACTGCAGTTGGTGAGGGACACGGGGATGCGGGTCAAGGGGCTCTTCATGGTGGGGCTGCCGGGAGAGACCGAAGAATCCATCCGCCGGACCATCGACTACGCCTTGGCACTCCCCCTGGACGAAATCAACGTCACCAAGTTCACCCCCTTCCCCGGTGCGCCGCTCTACGCCACCATCCGCGAACAGGGGGAATTCGACGAGAACTGGCCGCTGATGAACTGCCTCAACTTCGTCTTTGTCCCCCACGGCATGACCCGTGAACAACTGGAAGGGCTCTACAACGAATTCATCAGCCGCTTCTACCGCCGGAGCCGCATCCATTGGGGCTACACGAAGATGCTCTGGAAGTCGCCCCACAGCGTGGCTACCTTCCTGCGGCACCTTCCGGAGATCCTGGCCTTTGAACTGAAGCAGAAGTGGTGA
- a CDS encoding acyloxyacyl hydrolase, translated as MKPYPCLVAFLVSGSLLATSPCSAAESPSVATAGHEWAFLAGYGITHRGFGATRTQVQTADAIGRFGWFLSDEVGKGSWYQGRHELLVELPIHLAVDQRDRIMTGGYLLGSWKFTGLADEKLYPYVFAGGGVLFVDLGLPTMGTRLDFSYQGGTGIQYLIGKDTAIMGEYRYHHVSNAGTAEPNEPLNSSKFLVGVSWFF; from the coding sequence ATGAAGCCTTATCCCTGTCTGGTAGCATTCCTGGTCTCGGGCTCTCTTCTTGCCACCTCCCCCTGCAGCGCCGCCGAATCGCCATCTGTCGCCACCGCCGGCCACGAATGGGCCTTCCTTGCCGGCTACGGCATAACCCACCGGGGCTTCGGCGCAACCCGCACCCAGGTGCAGACCGCAGATGCCATCGGACGCTTCGGCTGGTTCCTGTCGGACGAGGTGGGAAAAGGGTCATGGTACCAAGGACGTCACGAACTGTTGGTGGAACTCCCCATCCATCTGGCGGTCGATCAGCGGGACCGGATCATGACCGGCGGCTACCTTCTCGGGAGCTGGAAATTCACCGGACTGGCGGACGAGAAACTGTACCCCTACGTCTTTGCCGGCGGCGGGGTACTCTTCGTGGACCTGGGTCTCCCCACCATGGGGACACGGCTCGACTTCTCCTACCAGGGGGGAACCGGCATCCAGTATCTCATCGGGAAGGATACGGCCATCATGGGGGAATACCGCTACCACCACGTCTCCAACGCCGGCACCGCCGAGCCCAACGAACCGCTCAACTCCAGCAAGTTTCTGGTGGGTGTGTCGTGGTTTTTCTGA